Proteins from one Telopea speciosissima isolate NSW1024214 ecotype Mountain lineage chromosome 1, Tspe_v1, whole genome shotgun sequence genomic window:
- the LOC122648847 gene encoding ubiquitin-conjugating enzyme E2-23 kDa-like isoform X1 yields the protein MSSPSKRREMDLMKLMMSDYKVEMINDGMQEFYVDFHGPSDSPYHGGVWRIRVELPDAYPYKSPSIGFVNKIYHPNVDEMSGSVCLDVINQTWSPMFDLVNVFEVFLPQLLLYPNPSDPLNGEAAALMMRDRATYELRVKEYCEKYAKPEDIGAKEEEKSSDEELSEDEYDSSDEAVAGHADP from the exons aTGTCTTCCCCAAGCAAACGCCGAGAGATGGACCTGATGAAGCT GATGATGAGCGATTACAAGGTGGAGATGATCAACGATGGCATGCAAGAGTTTTATGTAGATTTTCATGGACCGAGTGACA GCCCTTACCATGGAGGTGTCTGGAGGATTAGGGTGGAGTTACCAGATGCTTATCCTTATAAATCACCATCAATTGGTTTTGTTAATAAGATATACCATCCAAATGTCGATGAAAT GTCAGGCTCAGTTTGCTTGGATGTAATCAATCAGACCTGGAGCCCCATGTTTG ATCTGGTGAATGTGTTTGAAGTGTTCCTTCCACAACTTCTGTTGTACCCCAACCCATCAGACCCATTGAATGGAGAGGCTGCTGCTCTGATGATGCGTGATCGAGCTACTTATGAACTAAGAGTAAAAG AATATTGTGAGAAGTATGCCAAACCTGAAGACATTGGAGCCAAGGAGGAGGAAAAATCCAGTGATGAAGAACTGAGTGAAGATGAGTATGACTCCAGTGATGAGGCAGTGGCTGGCCATGCTGATCCATAG
- the LOC122648847 gene encoding ubiquitin-conjugating enzyme E2 5-like isoform X2 — MSSPSKRREMDLMKLMMSDYKVEMINDGMQEFYVDFHGPSDSPYHGGVWRIRVELPDAYPYKSPSIGFVNKIYHPNVDEMSGSVCLDVINQTWSPMFDLVNVFEVFLPQLLLYPNPSDPLNGEAAALMMRDRATYELRVKVFGMDFEEWEIISST; from the exons aTGTCTTCCCCAAGCAAACGCCGAGAGATGGACCTGATGAAGCT GATGATGAGCGATTACAAGGTGGAGATGATCAACGATGGCATGCAAGAGTTTTATGTAGATTTTCATGGACCGAGTGACA GCCCTTACCATGGAGGTGTCTGGAGGATTAGGGTGGAGTTACCAGATGCTTATCCTTATAAATCACCATCAATTGGTTTTGTTAATAAGATATACCATCCAAATGTCGATGAAAT GTCAGGCTCAGTTTGCTTGGATGTAATCAATCAGACCTGGAGCCCCATGTTTG ATCTGGTGAATGTGTTTGAAGTGTTCCTTCCACAACTTCTGTTGTACCCCAACCCATCAGACCCATTGAATGGAGAGGCTGCTGCTCTGATGATGCGTGATCGAGCTACTTATGAACTAAGAGTAAAAG TTTTTGGCATGGATTTTGAGGAATGGGAGATCATATCTAGTACATGA